From Chryseobacterium gallinarum, one genomic window encodes:
- a CDS encoding universal stress protein, with protein MRTILVPVDFTSTTENAVQLAAEWANHYDYQHIILLKTAGESEFEILHIAEGHSFVNEENVNNLLARTESLFTQLINVITEKYPQIQVSKILSDWSLTRSINEVIKNQPSIELIVLGSDDHASSNDSYVSGNIISIARTSSVKTLIVPHHYRYSPIKNILIPCDIKGITKLERLFHHKSVIQREDVRLQFLNIDTHKGDDTSDEKKQELEDYIHQHLTEFPSSIHYSYDENIISGILNFASSHATDLIIALPGRHSFLYYLASRSISEGIYQNTNLPVLVLK; from the coding sequence GAGAACAATCCTTGTCCCTGTTGATTTTACATCAACTACAGAAAATGCAGTACAACTTGCAGCAGAATGGGCCAATCATTACGATTACCAGCATATTATCCTGTTAAAAACTGCCGGAGAATCTGAATTCGAAATTCTGCATATTGCTGAAGGCCATTCATTTGTGAATGAAGAAAATGTCAACAATTTGCTGGCAAGAACAGAATCATTGTTTACCCAGCTAATCAATGTTATAACGGAAAAGTATCCCCAGATACAGGTTTCAAAGATTTTAAGCGACTGGTCACTAACAAGAAGCATTAATGAAGTAATAAAGAACCAGCCCTCCATAGAACTGATTGTTCTGGGAAGTGATGACCATGCTTCTTCCAATGACAGCTATGTTTCCGGTAATATTATCAGTATTGCAAGAACGAGCAGTGTAAAAACCTTGATTGTTCCTCATCATTACCGCTACAGTCCTATCAAAAATATACTCATCCCTTGTGATATAAAGGGAATTACCAAGCTTGAAAGGTTATTCCATCACAAATCTGTCATTCAGAGGGAGGATGTCCGTTTACAGTTTTTAAATATAGACACTCATAAAGGAGATGATACAAGTGATGAGAAAAAGCAGGAACTCGAAGACTATATTCATCAGCATCTGACTGAATTTCCAAGCAGTATCCATTATTCTTATGATGAAAATATTATCAGCGGAATTCTGAACTTTGCCTCTTCCCATGCAACCGATCTTATTATCGCTTTGCCGGGCAGGCACAGTTTTTTATATTATTTGGCCAGCAGAAGCATTTCCGAAGGAATCTATCAAAACACGAATCTGCCTGTTCTGGTTTTGAAATAG
- a CDS encoding TetR/AcrR family transcriptional regulator: MERKSAAGSIRNKERSKKKFLDAVGEILKTKGYAALKINDIAATAGVDKKMIYTYFGGMDGLMDEYIRSQDYWSKMTPGDTAPNFDDHGRAFAKELLLAQYDYVHKNKEAQKLLLWRLSEPRKSLKKMTDTQEENGEALFKFVADPFFGERAKEYRAIMSILVSGLYYLNMYASLNGSIFCGIDLNTPEGRDTVKKAISFLVDQTYDNLNTKQE; this comes from the coding sequence ATGGAAAGAAAATCAGCAGCAGGCAGTATCCGTAACAAGGAACGCAGTAAAAAAAAATTTTTAGATGCAGTTGGAGAAATTCTGAAAACGAAAGGTTATGCCGCATTAAAGATAAATGATATTGCGGCTACAGCCGGAGTAGATAAAAAAATGATCTATACATATTTTGGTGGAATGGATGGCCTGATGGATGAATATATTCGTTCACAGGATTATTGGAGCAAAATGACACCGGGAGATACAGCCCCGAATTTTGATGACCATGGAAGAGCCTTTGCTAAAGAATTATTATTGGCACAATATGATTATGTACATAAAAATAAAGAGGCACAAAAACTGTTATTATGGCGCTTGTCCGAGCCCAGAAAATCATTAAAAAAAATGACCGATACGCAGGAAGAAAACGGAGAAGCGCTTTTTAAATTTGTAGCAGATCCTTTTTTTGGTGAGCGTGCAAAGGAATACCGGGCGATTATGTCGATTTTAGTTTCCGGATTATATTACCTGAACATGTATGCCTCTTTAAACGGCAGCATCTTTTGTGGTATTGATCTCAATACTCCTGAAGGACGTGATACAGTAAAGAAAGCAATTTCTTTTTTAGTTGATCAGACTTATGATAATCTGAATACTAAACAAGAGTAA
- the pgl gene encoding 6-phosphogluconolactonase, producing the protein MDIIVFEDLDILYRKAADTFADLSKKAIQEKDRFVVALSGGSSPKAIFSLLATQEYAAKIEWSKVYFFWVDERWVPLDDEKSNAKMTFGTLLNQVPVNKEHIFPMYQEGVVPEEYAEAYEKQIRTVLGNEGVFDFILLGMGDDGHTASLFPGENVLNEQEKWVVAYYLKPQEMYRITLTAPLINKAENILVVTFGESKKHALDEVLNGEYNPELYPLQLIEKKKGLQFFTDEKAGGRIVTK; encoded by the coding sequence ATGGATATTATCGTATTTGAGGATTTAGATATTTTATATAGAAAAGCAGCGGATACCTTCGCTGATCTTTCAAAAAAAGCAATTCAGGAAAAAGACCGCTTTGTAGTGGCATTAAGTGGAGGCTCTTCACCGAAAGCTATTTTTAGTTTACTGGCCACTCAGGAATATGCCGCAAAAATAGAATGGAGTAAAGTGTATTTTTTTTGGGTAGATGAACGATGGGTGCCTTTGGATGATGAGAAAAGCAATGCAAAAATGACTTTCGGAACCCTTCTCAATCAAGTGCCTGTCAATAAGGAACATATCTTCCCCATGTATCAGGAGGGTGTTGTTCCGGAGGAATATGCAGAAGCATATGAAAAGCAGATCAGAACTGTCCTCGGAAATGAGGGTGTCTTCGATTTTATCCTTTTAGGAATGGGAGATGATGGTCACACTGCTTCTTTATTCCCGGGTGAAAACGTGTTGAATGAACAAGAAAAATGGGTGGTGGCTTATTATCTTAAACCCCAGGAAATGTACAGGATTACTCTGACTGCCCCATTAATTAATAAAGCGGAAAATATCCTGGTTGTTACTTTCGGGGAATCTAAAAAACATGCATTGGACGAAGTGCTGAATGGGGAATATAATCCGGAACTGTATCCTTTGCAACTTATTGAAAAGAAAAAAGGCCTTCAGTTTTTCACTGATGAAAAAGCCGGAGGAAGAATAGTGACTAAATAA
- the zwf gene encoding glucose-6-phosphate dehydrogenase — MNEHRSLKPTSIIIFGATGDLAKRKLFPAFYNLYIDGRMPEQFTIIALGRADNTDEHFKNYIKENLEQFSRRKMKPEDWEGFQTHIVYFQHQLDQENSYQELYHKLQDFDTAYGVRANRLFYLSIGPDFITTISNHIKKTALASDAGKDRIIIEKPFGRNKQSAIELNHLLSQTFEEEQIYRIDHYLGKETVQNILAFRFGNSIFEPLWDHKHIESIQITVAEEVGVETRGAFYEQTGALRDMIQNHLLQILCMVAMEPPASLKAGEIRDRKVDVLRSIRRITADQVEHYAVRGQYGKGIINGVEVKGYRQENGIAEDSNTETFAAVKFYLDNKRWQNVPFYVRTGKKMKEKHSYITIQFKPLPHSTFSDSPHLLSANRLIINIQPLMDIRLQFMTKKPGLSLVLEPVEMIFDYFACQEDTPEAYETLLLDALLGDLTLFMRSDQVEEAWDVVTTIQEAWQNNKDISFPNYEAGSWGPEESNALVERQGHKWV; from the coding sequence ATGAACGAACACAGAAGCCTGAAACCTACCAGTATCATTATTTTTGGTGCTACAGGAGATCTGGCAAAAAGGAAACTTTTTCCGGCATTTTATAATTTATACATCGATGGCAGAATGCCGGAACAGTTCACCATTATTGCCCTGGGAAGAGCAGATAATACTGATGAACATTTTAAAAATTATATCAAGGAAAACCTCGAACAATTTTCGAGAAGAAAAATGAAGCCCGAAGACTGGGAAGGATTCCAGACCCATATCGTATATTTCCAGCACCAGCTGGACCAGGAAAACTCTTACCAGGAACTGTATCATAAATTACAGGATTTTGATACAGCATACGGAGTAAGAGCTAACAGGTTATTCTATCTCTCAATAGGGCCTGATTTTATTACAACAATTTCGAATCATATCAAAAAGACGGCATTGGCTTCCGATGCCGGAAAAGACCGTATCATTATCGAGAAGCCTTTTGGTCGCAATAAGCAGTCTGCTATTGAACTTAATCACCTCCTGTCGCAGACATTTGAAGAAGAACAGATTTATCGTATCGACCATTACCTGGGTAAAGAAACAGTACAAAATATATTGGCATTCAGATTCGGGAATTCCATTTTTGAACCTTTATGGGATCATAAACATATAGAATCGATACAGATCACGGTAGCAGAAGAAGTAGGCGTTGAAACAAGAGGTGCTTTTTACGAACAGACAGGAGCATTAAGGGATATGATTCAAAATCATTTGTTGCAGATTTTATGTATGGTCGCCATGGAACCGCCGGCATCATTGAAAGCGGGCGAAATCAGGGACCGTAAAGTAGATGTGCTGAGGTCAATCCGGAGGATTACGGCTGATCAGGTAGAGCATTATGCCGTAAGAGGTCAATATGGAAAAGGTATAATCAATGGAGTAGAAGTTAAAGGATACCGCCAGGAAAACGGCATTGCCGAAGATTCGAATACGGAGACTTTCGCAGCGGTAAAATTCTACCTGGATAACAAAAGATGGCAGAATGTTCCTTTTTATGTACGGACAGGAAAGAAAATGAAGGAAAAACACTCTTACATTACCATCCAGTTCAAGCCGCTTCCTCATTCTACTTTTTCAGACAGTCCACACCTTTTATCAGCGAACAGGCTTATTATCAATATTCAGCCGCTGATGGATATCCGGCTACAGTTTATGACAAAAAAGCCGGGACTGTCATTGGTCCTGGAACCTGTAGAAATGATTTTTGATTATTTTGCTTGTCAGGAAGATACCCCTGAAGCCTATGAAACCTTATTGCTGGATGCTCTTTTGGGTGATCTTACCTTATTTATGCGTTCTGACCAGGTAGAAGAAGCATGGGATGTAGTTACTACCATACAGGAAGCCTGGCAGAATAATAAAGATATTTCCTTCCCCAATTATGAAGCCGGAAGCTGGGGACCAGAAGAAAGCAATGCTTTGGTGGAAAGACAAGGCCATAAGTGGGTGTAA
- the gndA gene encoding NADP-dependent phosphogluconate dehydrogenase has product MRPEKYNYGMIGLGVMGRNLLYNIADNGFSVAGFDLDEEKIKELQNNAGPAMKIKGTGSLEDFVSALETPRKIILMVPAGKPVDAVLNNICPLLTKGDIVVDAGNSYFEDTNRRIADLASKNLHFMGMGVSGGEKGARTGPSIMPGGDLEAFRLLKPMLEAIAAKVDNEPCTAYMGKGSAGNYVKMVHNGIEYAIMQLISEAYDLLKKGARLNNDQLYEVFKEWNNGEMNSFLIEITRDIFRQKDSLTDNYLVDQILDKAGAKGTGKWTSEQAMEIGVSIPTIDIAVTSRILSAYKEERIQAAQLYGKKEVTSPEDIDSFIREVGEALYLATLISYAQGLALLVKASEEYAFEIPLQDVVKIWRGGCIIRSVVLEKFYAAYTKDPQLSNILLDHDISDLVKDKINALRKIAAFAVSNGIPGLGLQTALGYFDAYTTESLPVNLIQAQRDYFGAHTYQRTDREGTFHTLWQNTNH; this is encoded by the coding sequence ATCCGGCCGGAGAAATACAACTATGGAATGATTGGCCTTGGAGTAATGGGGCGGAATCTTCTTTATAATATTGCCGATAACGGTTTTTCAGTGGCGGGCTTTGACCTTGATGAAGAAAAAATAAAAGAATTACAAAACAATGCCGGTCCGGCGATGAAGATAAAAGGTACAGGATCTTTGGAAGACTTTGTATCTGCATTGGAAACCCCCAGGAAAATCATTCTTATGGTTCCCGCCGGGAAACCAGTAGATGCAGTATTGAATAATATCTGTCCTCTCCTTACTAAAGGTGACATTGTTGTAGACGCAGGGAATTCTTATTTTGAAGATACCAATAGACGTATCGCTGATTTAGCCTCAAAAAATTTGCATTTTATGGGAATGGGGGTTTCCGGAGGTGAAAAAGGAGCCAGAACAGGTCCAAGCATTATGCCGGGTGGAGATCTGGAGGCTTTCCGTCTTCTAAAGCCGATGTTGGAAGCAATTGCTGCAAAGGTAGATAATGAGCCCTGTACGGCGTATATGGGAAAAGGCTCTGCCGGAAACTATGTGAAGATGGTACACAACGGAATTGAATATGCCATTATGCAGCTCATCAGCGAAGCATATGACCTGCTAAAGAAAGGAGCCCGTCTGAATAATGACCAGCTGTACGAAGTTTTTAAAGAATGGAATAATGGGGAAATGAATTCTTTCCTGATTGAAATTACCAGGGATATTTTCCGGCAGAAAGATTCACTTACCGACAATTACCTTGTAGATCAGATTTTAGACAAGGCAGGAGCAAAAGGAACCGGAAAATGGACTTCTGAGCAGGCAATGGAAATAGGTGTTTCAATCCCGACTATTGATATTGCCGTCACTTCCAGAATCTTATCTGCCTATAAGGAAGAAAGAATTCAGGCCGCTCAATTGTATGGTAAAAAAGAGGTGACAAGTCCGGAAGATATCGATTCATTTATCCGCGAAGTAGGGGAAGCCCTGTATTTGGCTACCCTGATCAGTTATGCGCAAGGTCTGGCGTTACTGGTAAAAGCGTCTGAAGAATATGCTTTTGAAATCCCATTACAGGATGTCGTGAAAATCTGGAGGGGCGGCTGTATTATCCGTTCAGTTGTACTGGAGAAATTCTATGCAGCATATACCAAAGATCCGCAATTGTCTAATATTTTACTGGATCATGATATTTCAGACCTTGTAAAAGATAAAATAAATGCATTACGTAAAATTGCTGCTTTTGCTGTTTCAAACGGAATACCAGGCTTAGGCCTTCAAACCGCTTTAGGATATTTTGATGCCTATACAACAGAATCCCTGCCGGTCAATCTGATTCAGGCTCAGCGTGATTACTTTGGCGCTCATACTTACCAGCGAACCGACAGAGAGGGAACTTTTCATACCCTATGGCAAAACACAAATCATTAA
- the mobV gene encoding MobV family relaxase gives MGYAVLHIDKARSNDSGNTAHIARTYTPSNVDPSRTHLNRELVQFPANVTNRSEAIEHRIATAGIYRKVAKNQVKALRFILSSSPEDMARIEQEGRLYEWCDESMDWLRSTFGADNVVAATLHADEETPHIHATVVPIVTGERRKAKEEAENGKRKYKTKKNKVRLCADDVLTPKKLEQYQTDYAKRVQRFGLERGVHGSEAKHRTTMEYYKEILKSTKEKEAQKAELTAKIKELEKQAGKLRMKGTLYSIFGNSELDKAEKRIADLEQEAERQQHLSEKEKNEIRKEVVLLQDTVKGRDRAIAELKETVQIYEEERNWIKRFFSGFYQLLNIRLMLRKMGFSDDRIAEMYRTETPQRGTAKAYSGLYKREFTEEDSEIRIIKDEKKRPLLTINGLSITDWCEQKWKQLINRNRSHRL, from the coding sequence ATGGGCTACGCCGTATTACATATAGACAAGGCGAGAAGCAACGACTCGGGAAATACCGCTCATATAGCGCGGACATATACCCCGAGTAACGTCGATCCTTCTCGCACACACCTGAACAGGGAATTGGTGCAATTCCCTGCAAATGTGACCAACCGTAGCGAAGCGATAGAGCATCGCATCGCCACAGCCGGTATCTACCGAAAGGTAGCAAAGAACCAAGTCAAAGCCCTGCGCTTTATTCTGTCGAGTTCTCCTGAGGACATGGCTCGTATAGAGCAGGAAGGACGCCTGTACGAGTGGTGTGATGAATCGATGGATTGGCTTCGCTCCACTTTCGGGGCGGACAACGTGGTCGCTGCCACACTCCACGCAGATGAGGAAACGCCCCATATTCACGCCACGGTTGTTCCGATTGTCACGGGTGAAAGGAGGAAAGCCAAAGAGGAAGCCGAGAATGGGAAGCGGAAGTACAAGACGAAGAAGAACAAGGTACGGCTTTGTGCCGATGATGTGCTTACGCCCAAGAAGCTGGAGCAGTATCAGACGGACTATGCCAAGCGAGTGCAGCGTTTCGGATTGGAACGGGGCGTACACGGCTCGGAAGCCAAGCACCGCACCACGATGGAGTATTACAAGGAAATTCTCAAATCTACGAAAGAGAAGGAAGCTCAAAAGGCGGAACTCACAGCCAAGATAAAGGAGCTGGAGAAGCAGGCAGGCAAGCTTCGAATGAAAGGAACACTATATTCTATCTTTGGCAACTCCGAACTCGACAAGGCAGAGAAGCGCATTGCAGACTTGGAGCAGGAAGCCGAACGGCAACAGCATCTTTCGGAAAAGGAGAAGAATGAAATCCGAAAGGAGGTGGTACTCTTGCAGGACACGGTCAAGGGAAGAGACAGAGCCATTGCCGAATTGAAAGAGACCGTGCAGATTTACGAGGAAGAGCGGAATTGGATAAAACGCTTCTTCAGTGGTTTCTACCAGCTTTTGAATATCCGTCTGATGCTCCGAAAGATGGGTTTCTCTGACGACAGGATAGCGGAGATGTATCGCACGGAGACGCCCCAGCGAGGTACGGCTAAAGCCTATTCGGGATTATACAAGAGAGAGTTTACGGAAGAGGACAGCGAAATCCGTATCATCAAGGATGAGAAGAAACGACCTCTCCTCACCATCAACGGGCTTTCCATTACCGATTGGTGCGAGCAGAAATGGAAACAGCTAATCAATCGCAACCGCTCGCATCGGTTGTAA
- a CDS encoding toprim domain-containing protein — translation MNNEYYDLQHIKAIPIADYLHACGIEPAKRYNGYALYHAPYRKDANASLKVDFRQNLWHDYGTSQGGSIIDLVMQMQGSSAYEAMAHLTEGKAITLASSSFHRETHTEQIRGEQRPSNVRRILFISEELPQYLQNYLREVRRINLAVASSYLRHIHYEVGGREYSTIGFPNRAGGYELRDDKTFKGTIDPKDISLIAGEANNAPHCIFEGFMDFLSLLTMKGKEAISPSIVLNSVSNIHRAVAYLHEKGLDSVQAFFDNDQAGRQALHSLQSAGINVEDMSRHYSRYKDLNEYHVAQRTELKQVIPPRTRGLGR, via the coding sequence ATGAACAACGAATACTACGACCTACAACACATCAAGGCGATACCGATAGCCGACTACCTGCACGCCTGTGGTATTGAGCCTGCCAAGCGTTACAACGGCTATGCCCTTTATCACGCGCCCTACCGAAAAGACGCCAATGCCAGCCTGAAAGTGGACTTTCGGCAAAACTTGTGGCACGACTATGGGACAAGCCAAGGTGGAAGCATCATCGACCTTGTGATGCAGATGCAAGGAAGCAGTGCCTACGAAGCAATGGCACATCTTACCGAAGGAAAAGCGATAACCCTCGCTTCTTCTTCCTTTCATCGTGAAACTCACACAGAACAGATAAGAGGTGAACAGCGACCAAGTAATGTAAGGCGTATTCTCTTCATCAGCGAAGAACTGCCCCAGTATCTGCAAAACTATCTTCGAGAGGTACGCAGGATAAACCTTGCCGTGGCAAGTTCTTATCTCCGTCATATTCACTACGAGGTAGGAGGAAGAGAATATTCCACTATTGGTTTCCCCAATCGTGCAGGAGGATATGAACTCCGAGACGACAAGACATTCAAGGGCACAATAGATCCAAAGGATATTTCTCTGATTGCAGGAGAAGCGAACAATGCTCCTCACTGCATCTTTGAGGGCTTTATGGACTTCCTTTCCCTTCTCACGATGAAAGGGAAAGAAGCCATTTCGCCTTCCATCGTTCTGAACTCCGTGAGTAATATCCATAGAGCCGTTGCCTATCTCCACGAGAAAGGTCTCGATTCCGTTCAAGCTTTCTTCGATAACGACCAAGCTGGACGACAAGCCCTACATTCTTTACAATCGGCAGGTATCAACGTGGAGGATATGAGCCGACACTATTCCCGATACAAAGACCTCAATGAGTACCACGTTGCCCAAAGAACAGAGCTAAAGCAGGTGATACCACCTCGCACACGAGGGCTTGGACGATAA